A stretch of Polyodon spathula isolate WHYD16114869_AA chromosome 49, ASM1765450v1, whole genome shotgun sequence DNA encodes these proteins:
- the zbtb34 gene encoding zinc finger and BTB domain-containing protein 34 translates to MDTSSSYVEFDVPEYSNTVLRQLNELRLQGKLCDIIVHIQGQPFRAHKAVLAASSPYFRDHSSLSTMSGLSISVIKNPDVFEQLLCFCYTGRMSLHLKDVISFLTAASFLQMQAVIDKCTQILEGIHSKISLPGGGGEGDSTMCSKESPQGVRNGVKDRNLFVNPIEISPPYFSRQANVSSSDSSKLDSMSGKSLRLRLQEEGQSDRGSSGSVSEHETPMEGDHEQVELIGRDGQVTDIKVKMEKSDRPSCSDSSSAGDDGYHTEMVDGEQVLAVSVGSHGSVLQHSTYAYPQTASQSSSFLSLSNSSPSRSMLSGFRGGRAHPKRAVAVPVEAPSGMSTAAAAAAAEDGEAVLGSPGFENDIRERSMRGQWYPYNERLICIYCGKSFNQKGSLDRHMRLHMGITPFVCKFCGKKYTRKDQLEYHIRGHTDNKPFHCEICGKCFPFQGTLNQHLRKKHMSGAEVRNHMESPEPTEGAGEQKEAEEPLASESSAEYSAHFGEEAPVNDDNGEDGMKSSPDEAQASRCDF, encoded by the coding sequence aTGGACACCAGCAGCAGCTACGTGGAATTTGACGTGCCGGAGTACAGCAACACTGTCCTGAGGCAGCTCAATGAACTGCGCCTGCAAGGGAAGCTGTGTGACATCATCGTCCACATCCAAGGGCAACCGTTCAGGGCCCACAAAGCCGTCCTGGCAGCCAGCTCCCCCTACTTCCGGGATCACTCTTCCCTGAGCACCATGAGCGGGCTGTCCATCTCGGTCATCAAGAACCCTGACGTGTTCGAGCAGCTGCTCTGCTTCTGCTACACTGGGCGGATGTCTCTGCATCTGAAGGACGTCATCAGCTTCCTGACGGCGGCCAGCTTCCTGCAGATGCAGGCTGTCATCGACAAGTGCACCCAGATCTTGGAGGGCATCCACTCGAAGATCAGCCTCcctggagggggaggagagggagactCCACCATGTGCAGCAAGGAGAGCCCGCAAGGCGTCCGCAATGGGGTCAAAGACCGCAACCTCTTCGTCAACCCCATCGAGATCTCTCCGCCTTACTTCTCCCGGCAGGCCAACGTGTCCTCCAGCGACTCCTCCAAGCTGGACTCCATGTCGGGGAAGAGCCTGAGGCTCCGGCTGCAGGAGGAAGGGCAGTCGGACCGGGGGAGCAGCGGGAGTGTCTCGGAGCACGAGACCCCGATGGAAGGAGACCACGAGCAGGTGGAGCTGATCGGCCGGGATGGGCAGGTGACGGATATCAAGGTGAAGATGGAGAAGTCGGACCGGCCCAGCTGCTCGGACAGCTCTTCGGCGGGAGACGACGGCTACCACACGGAAATGGTAGATGGCGAGCAGGTGCTGGCTGTCAGCGTGGGCTCTCACGGGTCCGTCCTGCAGCACTCCACTTACGCGTACCCGCAGACGGCCTCCCAGTCTTCCTCCTTCCTGAGCCTCAGCAACTCCAGCCCCTCGCGTTCCATGCTCAGCGGGTTCCGAGGGGGGCGGGCACATCCCAAAAGGGCCGTCGCGGTGCCGGTGGAGGCACCCAGCGGGatgagcacagcagcagcagcagcagcagctgaggATGGGGAGGCGGTGCTGGGCAGCCCCGGCTTTGAGAACGACATCCGGGAGAGGAGCATGAGGGGCCAGTGGTATCCCTACAATGAGCGTCTTATCTGCATCTACTGCGGGAAGTCCTTCAACCAGAAGGGGAGCCTGGACCGCCACATGCGGCTGCACATGGGCATCACCCCTTTTGTGTGCAAATTCTGCGGCAAGAAGTACACGCGCAAGGACCAGCTGGAGTACCACATCCGGGGCCACACGGACAACAAACCTTTCCACTGTGAGATCTGTGGCAAGTGCTTCCCCTTCCAGGGCACCCTCAACCAGCACCTGCGGAAAAAGCACATGAGCGGGGCTGAGGTGCGCAACCACATGGAGTCCCCCGAGCCAACAGAGGGGGCTGGCGAGCAGAAAGAAGCGGAGGAGCCCCTGGCCTCCGAAAGCAGCGCGGAATACAGCGCCCACTTTGGCGAGGAGGCTCCAGTCAATGACGACAACGGTGAAGATGGCATGAAAAGCAGCCCTGACGAAGCTCAGGCATCAAGATGTGATTTTtag
- the si:dkey-191c17.2 gene encoding uncharacterized protein si:dkey-191c17.2: MLLQRVQMEPQEEAEESPPFRVNVELRYWLGEHSQARLKQLGALCVDEVTIKDQYYDNESFTLAAKQVWLSQRNRRWHLILGQRAHFNRAQGQAQRESQASPPESAGNLKTNRSDGKADLEIKGDISSKTQEGEQQTKVSSSDRLTCNSVTSSAPCLDADLRYCELTAHTEIIVHLAQCLQIALTAEERRNMTMEAFLKLAGIHHYGSWNVTKKISYKLGDTCAVIIERDESFPPKQAAVLTMEADVLNIVSELEKMERIAKELELEPASAA; encoded by the coding sequence ATGCTGCTGCAGAGGGTGCAGATGGAACCACAGGAGGAAGCAGAAGAAAGTCCTCCATTCAGAGTCAATGTGGAGCTGCGGTATTGGCTGGGGGAGCACAGCCAGGCAAGGCTCAAGCAGCTTGGGGCCCTCTGTGTGGACGAGGTCACCATCAAAGACCAATACTACGACAATGAGTCATTCACACTGGCGGCCAAGCAGGTGTGGCTCAGCCAACGAAACAGGCGCTGGCACCTGATCCTGGGCCAGAGGGCACACTTCAACCGAGCCCAGGGACAAGCACAGCGGGAATCGCAAGCAAGCCCGCCGGAAAGTGCAGGCAATCTAAAAACCAACAGGTCAGACGGAAAGGCTGACCTGGAGATTAAAGGAGACATCTCGTCGAAAACCCAAGAGGGAGAGCAACAGACGAAGGTTTCTTCTTCTGATCGTCTGACCTGCAATTCAGTGACTTCTTCTGCTCCTTGTCTGGACGCAGACCTCAGATACTGTGAGCTGACTGCACACACAGAGATCATTGTGCACTTGGCCCAGTGCCTGCAGATTGCTTTGACGGCGGAGGAACGAAGAAACATGACAATGGAAGCCTTTCTGAAGCTGGCAGGCATCCACCACTATGGCAGCTGGAACGTTACCAAGAAGATAAGTTACAAGCTGGGGGACACCTGCGCTGTGATTATAGAGAGAGACGAGTCCTTCCCTCCCAAACAAGCAGCTGTACTGACGATGGAGGCCGACGTGCTGAACATCGTCAGCGAGCTGGAAAAGATGGAGAGGATTGCGAAGGAACTGGAGCTTGAACCAGCTTCTGCAGCCTAG